A genome region from Schistocerca americana isolate TAMUIC-IGC-003095 chromosome 1, iqSchAmer2.1, whole genome shotgun sequence includes the following:
- the LOC124561545 gene encoding uncharacterized protein LOC124561545 → MDVQVKDVKKEEPWNTMFADDVVLCKHSIDRLEEKLEDWRKELGERGMKISGTKSEYLALKHVQMRSCKIQDDELKSVCKFKYLRSHIQRDGGLESEIQHRINCGWNNWRKMSGVLCDKKVRIGLKGKVFKSVVRPAMIYGVETWPITVAQERKMEVAEMRMLRWMCGVTRKYRIRNEFVRGAVKVGPMGKKIQESRLKWYGHLRKKGEEYIGNRVEDIKIEGARRRGRPKRRWKDKMSGDLREKGWKKEETMDRELWRRRIQKSNANPT, encoded by the coding sequence ATGGATGTGcaggtgaaagatgtgaagaaggaagaaCCGTGGAATacgatgtttgcggatgatgtggttctttgtaaGCACAGCATCGACAGACtggaggaaaagctggaggattggaggaaagAACTAggagaaagagggatgaaaattagcgggacaaagtcagaatatttagcactaaagcatgtgcagatgaggtcttgcaagatccaggatgatgagctgaaatcggtctgcaaatttaaatacctgagaTCGCACATACAGAGGGATGGAGGGCttgaaagcgagatacaacaccgaataaattgtggttggaacaactggaggaaaatgagtggagtgttgtgtgacaagaaggtgagaattgggttgaaagggaaagtgttcaagtcggtggtaaggcctgctatgatatacggggtagagacatggccaatcacagtagcccaggaaaggaagatggaagtggcggaaatgaggatgctgaggtggatgtgtggggtaacaaggaagtacagaattagaaatgaatttgttagaggtgctgtgaaagtgggacccatggggaaaaagatacaagagagcagactaaagtggtacggacacttacggaaaaaaggggaagagtatatcggaaacagagttgaagatataaagattgaaggagcgagaaggagaggaagaccgaagaggaggtggaaggataagatgtCCGGGGACCTAagagagaaaggatggaagaaggaagagacaatggatagagaactatggaggagaaggatccagaagagcaacgccaacCCTACGTGA